The following coding sequences lie in one Rutidosis leptorrhynchoides isolate AG116_Rl617_1_P2 chromosome 4, CSIRO_AGI_Rlap_v1, whole genome shotgun sequence genomic window:
- the LOC139841988 gene encoding uncharacterized protein, with protein sequence FQLANSLTGDCFFPAGTRTSPTTDISRYRVSASIKSTICAVTPSEGTVSVINFEDFVEKDWSFLDVDDINSDEVYKQNTDRIISAGKIGEGSNILISTGSEGFVDLVVDTCSYKQLLVVHDSIFVLACIKEKYDKVKCWQGELVFVPEKWAPFDVVFLYFVPALPFKLVEIFGALSKVCSPGARIVISHPKGREMLKKQKAEYPDVVVSDLPDKSALESVASDHSFTLSDFIDEPGFYCAVLSYTKY encoded by the exons ATATTTCTAGATATAGAG TTTCTGCTTCGATTAAATCAACTATTTGTGCTGTGACACCAAGTGAGGGAACAGTTTCCGTTATCAATTTTGAAGATTTTGTAGAAAAAGATTGGTCATTTCTTGATGTAGATGATATAAATTCCGATGAAGTTTACAAACAAAACACCGATCGTATAATTTCTGCAGGGAAAATTGGGGAGGGTTCGAATATTCTTATTTCGACGGGATCTGAAGGGTTTGTCGATCTAGTGGTTGATACATGTTCTTATAAACAGTTGCTTGTTGTTCATGACTCGATATTCGTGTTAGCTTGCATTAAAGAAAAGTATGACAAGGTTAAATGTTGGCAAGGGGAATTGGTTTTTGTGCCTGAAAAATGGGCGCCTTTTGATGTCgtgtttttatattttgttccagcTTTGCCGTTTAAGCTTGTTGAAATCTTTGGTGCACTATCAAAGGTCTGCTCACCAG GTGCAAGAATTGTGATAAGTCATCCAAAAGGAAGAGAAATGCTTAAGAAGCAAAAAGCAGAGTACCCTGATGTTGTAGTATCCGACTTACCTGATAAATCGGCATTAGAGAGTGTTGCATCTGACCACTCGTTTACCCTATCTGACTTCATCGATGAACCAGGTTTTTACTGTGCTGTATTATCATATACAAAGTATTAG